The following proteins are co-located in the Neofelis nebulosa isolate mNeoNeb1 chromosome 18, mNeoNeb1.pri, whole genome shotgun sequence genome:
- the GLYR1 gene encoding cytokine-like nuclear factor N-PAC isoform X1, which produces MAAVSLRLGDLVWGKLGRYPPWPGKIVNPPKDLKKPRGKKCFFVKFFGTEDHAWIKVEQLKPYHAHKEEMIKINKGKRFQQAVDAVEEFLRRAKGKDQTSSHNSADDKNRRNSSEERSRPNSGDEKRKLSLSEGKVKKNMGEGKKRVSSGSSERGSKSPLKRAQEQSPRKRGRPPKDEKDLTIPESSTVKGVMAGPMAAFKWQPTVSEPVKDADPHFHHFLLSQTEKPAVCYQAITKKLKICEEETGSTSIQAADSTAVNGSITPTDKKIGFLGLGLMGSGIVSNLLKMGHTVTVWNRTAEKCDLFIQEGARLGRTPAEVVSTCDITFACVSDPKAAKDLVLGPSGVLQGIRPGKCYVDMSTVDADTVTELAQVIVSRGGRFLEAPVSGNQQLSNDGMLVILAAGDRGLYEDCSSCFQAMGKTSFFLGEVGNAAKMMLIVNMVQGSFMATIAEGLTLAQVTGQSQQTLLDILNQGQLASIFLDQKCQNILQGNFKPDFYLKYIQKDLRLAIALGDAVNHPTPMAAAANEVYKRAKALDQSDNDMSAVYRAYIH; this is translated from the exons ATGGCGGCTGTGAGTCTGCGGCTCGGCGATTTGGTGTG GGGGAAACTCGGCCGGTATCCTCCTTGGCCAGGAAAG ATTGTTAATCCACCCAAAGACTTGAAGAAACCGCGTGGAAAGAAATGCTTCTTTGTGAAGTTTTTTGGAACAGAAGATCA TGCCTGGATCAAAGTGGAACAGCTAAAGCCATACCATGCGCACAAggaggaaatgataaagattaacAAGGGAAAACGGTTCCAGCAAGCTGTGGATGCCGTTGAAGAGTTCCTCCGGAGAGCCAAAGGGAAAGACCAG ACATCGTCCCACAATTCTGCTGATGACAAGAATCGGCGTAATTCCAGTGAGGAGAGAAGTAGGCCAAACTCAGGTGATGAGAAGCGGAAGCTTAGCCTGTCTGAAGGGAAGGTGAAGAAGAacatgggagaaggaaagaagagggtgTCTTCAGGCTCTTCAGAGAGAGGCTCCAAGTCCCCTCTGAAAAGAGCCCAAGAGCAGAGTCCCCGGAAACGGGGTCGGCCCCCAAAGGATGAgaag GATCTCACCATCCCTGAGTCTAGTACCGTGAAGGGGGTGATGGCTGGACCGATGGCCGCGTTTAAATGGCAGCCAACTGTGAGCGAG CCTGTGAAAGATGCAGACCCTCATTTCCATCATTTCCTGCTCAGCCAAACTGAGAAG CCAGCTGTCTGTTACCAAGCAATcacaaagaagttgaaaatatgTGAAGAG GAAACCGGGTCCACCTCCATCCAGGCAGCAGACAGCACAGCCGTGAATGGCAGCATCACACCCACAGACAAAAA GATAGGATTTTTGGGCCTTGGGCTCATGGGAAGTGGCATCGTCTCCAACTTGCTAAAAATGGGTCACACAGTAACCGTCTGGAACCGGACTGCAGAGAAA TGTGATTTGTTCATCCAGGAGGGGGCCCGCCTAGGAAGAACCCCCGCTGAAGTCGTTTCAACTTGTGACATCACCTTCGCCTGCGTGTCAGATCCCAAGGCAGCCAAGGAC CTGGTGCTGGGCCCCAGTGGTGTACTGCAAGGGATCCGCCCTGGGAAGTGCTATGTGGACATGTCAACAGTGGATGCTGACACAGTCACTGAGCTGGCCCAG GTGATTGTGTCCAGGGGGGGCCGCTTTCTGGAAGCCCCGGTCTCAGGGAATCAGCAGCTGTCTAATGACGGGATGTTGGTGATCTTAGCAGCAGGAGACAGGGGCTTGTATGAGGACTGCAGCAGCTGCTTCCAGGCAATGGGGAAGACCTCCTTCTTTCTAG GTGAGGTTGGCAACGCAGCCAAGATGATGCTGATCGTGAACATGGTCCAGGGAAGCTTCATGGCCACCATCGCTGAGGGCTTGACCCTGGCCCAAGTGACAGGCCAGTCCCAGCAGACACTCTTGGACATCCTCAATCAGGGACAGTTGGCCAGCATCTTCCTGGACCAGAAGTGCCAAA ATATCCTGCAAGGAAACTTTAAGCCTGATTTCTACCTGAAGTACATCCAGAAGGATCTCCGCTTAGCCATTGCCCTGGGTGATGCGGTCAACCATCCTACTCCTATGGCAGCTGCAGCCAACGAG
- the GLYR1 gene encoding cytokine-like nuclear factor N-PAC isoform X2 has translation MAAVSLRLGDLVWGKLGRYPPWPGKIVNPPKDLKKPRGKKCFFVKFFGTEDHAWIKVEQLKPYHAHKEEMIKINKGKRFQQAVDAVEEFLRRAKGKDQTSSHNSADDKNRRNSSEERSRPNSGDEKRKLSLSEGKVKKNMGEGKKRVSSGSSERGSKSPLKRAQEQSPRKRGRPPKDEKDLTIPESSTVKGVMAGPMAAFKWQPTVSEPVKDADPHFHHFLLSQTEKPAVCYQAITKKLKICEEETGSTSIQAADSTAVNGSITPTDKKIGFLGLGLMGSGIVSNLLKMGHTVTVWNRTAEKEGARLGRTPAEVVSTCDITFACVSDPKAAKDLVLGPSGVLQGIRPGKCYVDMSTVDADTVTELAQVIVSRGGRFLEAPVSGNQQLSNDGMLVILAAGDRGLYEDCSSCFQAMGKTSFFLGEVGNAAKMMLIVNMVQGSFMATIAEGLTLAQVTGQSQQTLLDILNQGQLASIFLDQKCQNILQGNFKPDFYLKYIQKDLRLAIALGDAVNHPTPMAAAANEVYKRAKALDQSDNDMSAVYRAYIH, from the exons ATGGCGGCTGTGAGTCTGCGGCTCGGCGATTTGGTGTG GGGGAAACTCGGCCGGTATCCTCCTTGGCCAGGAAAG ATTGTTAATCCACCCAAAGACTTGAAGAAACCGCGTGGAAAGAAATGCTTCTTTGTGAAGTTTTTTGGAACAGAAGATCA TGCCTGGATCAAAGTGGAACAGCTAAAGCCATACCATGCGCACAAggaggaaatgataaagattaacAAGGGAAAACGGTTCCAGCAAGCTGTGGATGCCGTTGAAGAGTTCCTCCGGAGAGCCAAAGGGAAAGACCAG ACATCGTCCCACAATTCTGCTGATGACAAGAATCGGCGTAATTCCAGTGAGGAGAGAAGTAGGCCAAACTCAGGTGATGAGAAGCGGAAGCTTAGCCTGTCTGAAGGGAAGGTGAAGAAGAacatgggagaaggaaagaagagggtgTCTTCAGGCTCTTCAGAGAGAGGCTCCAAGTCCCCTCTGAAAAGAGCCCAAGAGCAGAGTCCCCGGAAACGGGGTCGGCCCCCAAAGGATGAgaag GATCTCACCATCCCTGAGTCTAGTACCGTGAAGGGGGTGATGGCTGGACCGATGGCCGCGTTTAAATGGCAGCCAACTGTGAGCGAG CCTGTGAAAGATGCAGACCCTCATTTCCATCATTTCCTGCTCAGCCAAACTGAGAAG CCAGCTGTCTGTTACCAAGCAATcacaaagaagttgaaaatatgTGAAGAG GAAACCGGGTCCACCTCCATCCAGGCAGCAGACAGCACAGCCGTGAATGGCAGCATCACACCCACAGACAAAAA GATAGGATTTTTGGGCCTTGGGCTCATGGGAAGTGGCATCGTCTCCAACTTGCTAAAAATGGGTCACACAGTAACCGTCTGGAACCGGACTGCAGAGAAA GAGGGGGCCCGCCTAGGAAGAACCCCCGCTGAAGTCGTTTCAACTTGTGACATCACCTTCGCCTGCGTGTCAGATCCCAAGGCAGCCAAGGAC CTGGTGCTGGGCCCCAGTGGTGTACTGCAAGGGATCCGCCCTGGGAAGTGCTATGTGGACATGTCAACAGTGGATGCTGACACAGTCACTGAGCTGGCCCAG GTGATTGTGTCCAGGGGGGGCCGCTTTCTGGAAGCCCCGGTCTCAGGGAATCAGCAGCTGTCTAATGACGGGATGTTGGTGATCTTAGCAGCAGGAGACAGGGGCTTGTATGAGGACTGCAGCAGCTGCTTCCAGGCAATGGGGAAGACCTCCTTCTTTCTAG GTGAGGTTGGCAACGCAGCCAAGATGATGCTGATCGTGAACATGGTCCAGGGAAGCTTCATGGCCACCATCGCTGAGGGCTTGACCCTGGCCCAAGTGACAGGCCAGTCCCAGCAGACACTCTTGGACATCCTCAATCAGGGACAGTTGGCCAGCATCTTCCTGGACCAGAAGTGCCAAA ATATCCTGCAAGGAAACTTTAAGCCTGATTTCTACCTGAAGTACATCCAGAAGGATCTCCGCTTAGCCATTGCCCTGGGTGATGCGGTCAACCATCCTACTCCTATGGCAGCTGCAGCCAACGAG